Proteins from a genomic interval of Procambarus clarkii isolate CNS0578487 chromosome 45, FALCON_Pclarkii_2.0, whole genome shotgun sequence:
- the LOC123770064 gene encoding anti-lipopolysaccharide factor has protein sequence MRLSAVLSLGVVLTLVVLPAPECHGQEILQTLLGAVTQQLVGLWKNGEVELLGHYCQYSVSPKFKSFELYFRGRMTCPGWTPIRGEAESRSSTGILVATTADFVNKAFQAGLITEDDAKRWLN, from the exons ATGCGTCTATCGGCAGTGTTAAGcttgggtgtggtgttgacacTCGTGGTACTCCCAGCTCCAGAGTGCCACGGGCAGGAGATCTTGCAGACTCTGCTTGGTGCCGTCACTCAGCAACTGGTCGG GTTGTGGAAGAacggtgaggtggagctcctgggCCACTACTGTCAGTACTCTGTCTCTCCCAAGTTCAAGAGTTTCGAGCTGTATTTCAGAGGCAGGATGACCTGTCCAGGCTGGACCCCAATCAGAGGAGAAG CTGAGAGCAGGAGTAGTACGGGCATCCTGGTGGCCACCACCGCTGACTTTGTCAACAAGGCCTTCCAAGCCGGCCTCATCACGGAGGACGACGCCAAGCGCTGGCTCAACtag
- the LOC123770065 gene encoding proteoglycan 4-like, with amino-acid sequence MPELLPPPQHTHVTNTCQQTRDKTSVMTSSQTPPNRAIVNPRQSSVASRHSAVVLALLALLALWPHLCHANNLSAEVALVIDTVIRSVKDGRRDTSIPFQGRPCTVLVDYSSGSRRCPVEASMVCKGWTKVRGAASGRFTRKVVTNTVHNFVRAAAAKGLLPPEVVRNASFLDHHDYTTWPGDAPPGDAPPGDAPPGDGPPGEVPPTTKAPTTTKAPTTTKAPTTTDAPTTTKAPTTTKAPTSIEAPATTEAPTTTKAPTSIEAPAITKAPTTTKAPATTKAPTTTDAPTTTKAPTTTEAPTTTKAPTTTDAPTTTKAPTTTDAPTTTKAPTTTKAPATTKAPTTTEAPTTTKAPTSIEAPTTTKAPTTTKAPTTTEAPTTTKAPTTTEAPTTTKAPTTTKAPTTTDAPTTTKAPTTTEAPTTTKAPTSIEAPTTTKAPTTTKAPTTTKAPTTIDAPTTTKAPATTKAPTTTKAPTTTKAPTTTDAPTTTKAPTTIDAPTTADAPTTTKAPTTIDAPTTIDAPTTTKAPATTKAPTTTKAPTTTKAPTTTDAPTTTKAPTTADAPTTTKAPTTTDAPTATKAPTTTDAPTTTKAPTTTKAPTTTDAPTTTDAPTTTKAPTTTDAPTTTDAPTTTDAPTTTDAPTTTKAPTTTDAPTTTKAPTPTKAPTTTKAPTTTDVPTTTKAPTTTDVPTTTKAPTTTDALTTTKAPATKDAPTTTKAPTTTKAPTTTKAPTTTKAPTTTEPPTTTEPPTTTKAPNYQETTVDPPTKKSTTVSPNSQKGWSYDFYLFFKFFLQF; translated from the exons ATGCCAGagcttctccctcccccccaacacacacacgtgacaaACACCTGTCAACAAACACGTGACAAAACAAGTGTCATGACGTCATCACAGACACCACCAAACAGGGCCATCGTGAATCCTAGACAGAGCAGTGTTGCCTCCCGGCACTCTGCCGTAGTGCTGGCACTCCTGGCTCTCCTGGCACTCTGGCCCCACCTGTGCCACGCTAACAACCTCAGTGCCGAAGTGGCACTCGTTATCGACACAGTTATAAG GTCTGTGAAGGACGGGAGGAGGGACACGTCTATCCCCTTCCAGGGCCGTCCCTGTACCGTCCTGGTCGACTACAGCTCCGGCTCCAGGAGGTGTCCGGTCGAGGCTAGTATGGTCTGTAAGGGCTGGACCAAGGTTAGGGGTGCAG CCTCAGGACGCTTCACCAGGAAGGTGGTGACCAACACCGTCCACAACTTCGTCAGGGCCGCCGCGGCCAAGGGCCTCCTGCCTCCGGAGGTGGTCCGTAACGCCAGCTTCCTCGACCACCACGACTACACCACCTGGCCTGGCGATGCTCCGCCTGGCGATGCTCCGCCTGGCGATGCTCCGCCTGGCGATGGTCCGCCTGGCGAAGTTCCACCCACTACAAAAGCACCAACCACTACAAAAGCACCAACCACTACAAAAGCACCAACCACTACAGATGCACCAACCACTACAAAAGCACCAACCACTACAAAAGCGCCAACCTCTATAGAAGCACCAGCCACTACAGAGGCACCAACCACTACAAAAGCGCCAACCTCTATAGAAGCACCAGCCATTACAAAAGCACCAACCACTACAAAAGCACCAGCCACTACAAAAGCACCAACCACTACAGATGCACCAACCACTACAAAAGCACCAACCACTACAGAAGCACCAACCACTACAAAAGCACCAACCACTACAGATGCACCAACCACTACAAAAGCACCAACCACTACAGATGCACCAACCACTACAAAAGCACCAACCACTACAAAAGCACCAGCCACTACAAAAGCACCAACCACTACAGAGGCACCAACCACTACAAAAGCACCAACCTCTATAGAAGCACCAACCACTACAAAAGCACCAACCACTACAAAAGCACCAACCACTACAGAGGCACCAACCACTACAAAAGCACCAACCACTACAGAGGCACCAACCACTACAAAAGCACCAACCACTACAAAAGCGCCAACCACTACAGACGCACCAACCACTACAAAAGCACCAACCACTACAGAGGCACCAACCACTACAAAAGCCCCAACCTCTATAGAAGCACCAACCACTACAAAAGCACCAACCACTACAAAAGCACCAACCACTACAAAAGCACCAACCACTATAGATGCACCAACCACTACAAAAGCACCAGCCACTACAAAAGCACCAACCACTACAAAAGCACCAACCACTACAAAAGCACCAACCACTACAGATGCACCAACCACTACAAAAGCACCAACCACTATAGATGCACCAACCACTGCAGATGCACCAACCACTACAAAAGCACCAACCACTATAGATGCACCAACCACTATAGATGCACCAACCACTACAAAAGCACCAGCCACTACAAAAGCACCAACCACTACAAAAGCACCAACCACTACAAAAGCACCAACCACTACAGATGCACCAACCACTACAAAAGCACCAACCACTGCAGATGCACCAACCACTACAAAAGCACCAACCACTACAGATGCACCAACCGCTACAAAAGCACCAACCACTACAGATGCACCAACCACTACGAAAGCACCAACCACTACAAAAGCACCAACCACTACAGATGCACCAACCACTACAGATGCACCAACCACTACAAAAGCACCAACCACTACAGATGCACCAACCACTACAGATGCACCAACCACTACAGATGCACCAACCACTACAGATGCACCAACCACTACAAAAGCACCAACCACTACAGATGCACCAACCACTACAAAAGCACCAACCCCTACAAAAGCACCAACCACTACAAAAGCACCAACTACTACAGATGTACCAACCACTACAAAAGCACCAACCACTACAGATGTACCAACCACTACAAAAGCACCAACCACTACAGATGCACTAACCACTACAAAAGCACCAGCCACTAAAGATGCACCAACCACTACAAAAGCACCAACCACTACAAAAGCACCAACCACTACAAAAGCACCAACCACTACAAAAGCACCAACCACTACAGAACCACCAACCACTACAGAACCACCAACCACTACAAAAGCACCAAATTACCAAGAAACAACAGTCGATCCACCGACGAAAAAGTCAACAACAGTTTCTCCCAACTCTCAAAAAGGATGGTCAtatgatttttatttattttttaaattttttcttCAATTTTAA